One window of Oryza brachyantha chromosome 12, ObraRS2, whole genome shotgun sequence genomic DNA carries:
- the LOC121055959 gene encoding bifunctional 3-dehydroquinate dehydratase/shikimate dehydrogenase, chloroplastic-like isoform X1 produces MKGGLVSSGRRTQPTSDADVTSHGSFDRIKPPPNPTIKAPPLPPLLPSTVAPAPAPATAAAAMVPPSAAARPRTLLCVPATARAPREMAAEVAAAAALGADVAELRLDRLSGFAPRRDLPLLLAQPRPLPALVTYRPKWEGGEYEGDEEPRLEALLLAMEMGAEYVDVELKVADKFMKLISGKKPETCKIIVSSHNFENTPSAGELRNLVSQIQATGADIVKIATTATEIVDVAKMFQVLAHFHEKKVPIIGLVMNDRGFISRVLCPKFGGYLTCGSLEKGKESEPALPTATDLINVYSIRKIGPDTKVFGIIGKPVGHSKSPILHNEAFRSVGLNAVYVPFLVDDLASFLSTYSSPDFAGFSCTIPHKEAAVRCCDEVDPIAKDIGAVNTIIRKPNGKLVGYNTDYVGAISAIEDGIRASQPTDATTSPLTGRLFVVVGAGGAGKALAYGAKEKGARVVIANRTFARAQELGNLIGAPALSLTELENYHPEEGMILANTTAIGMHPNVNETPLSKEALKSYAVVFDAVYTPKETRLLREAAECGATVVSGLEMFIRQAMGQFEHFTGMPVDASKFRALANSLVNPDATKGAGITTHKTRWCICL; encoded by the exons ATGAAAGGTGGGTTGGTTAGTAGCGGGAGGAGAACTCAGCCTACGTCGGATGCTGACGTCACTTCCCACGGGAGTTTCGACAGAATCAAACCACCCCCGAATCCGACTATAAAAGCGCCCCCACTCCCGCCGCTTTTACCAAGTACGGTTGCTCctgctccggctccggcgaccgcggcggcggcgatggtgccTCCatctgcggcggcgcggcccaGGACGCTTCTCTGCGTgcccgcgacggcgcgggcgccgcgggagatggcggcggaggtggcggccgccgcggcgctcggCGCCGACGTGGCGGAGCTCCGGCTCGACCGCCTCTCCGGCTTCGCGCCCCGCCGGGACctgcccctcctcctcgcccagCCGCGCCCGCTCCCCGCCCTCGTCACCTACAG GCCGAAGTGGGAAGGAGGTGAGTATGAAGGCGATGAAGAACCGCGATTGGAGGCGCTTCTACTGGCAATGGAAATGGGGGCTGAGTATGTCGATGTTGAGCTTAAG GTTGCTGACAAATTTATGAAACTCATTTCTGGAAAGAAACCTGAAACCTGCAAGATCATCGTTTCATCCCATAACTTTGAGAACACTCCTTCAGCAGGGGAGCTTAGAAATTTGGTGTCTCAGATACAAGCAACAGGAGCTGACATAGTGAAAATTGCAACCACTGCCACCGAAATTGTTGATGTGGCAAAAATGTTTCAAGTACTTGCACATTTCCAT GAAAAGAAGGTGCCAATCATTGGACTGGTGATGAATGATAGAGGATTTATCTCTCGGGTGCTTTGCCCAAAATTTGGCGGATACCTTACCTGTGGCTCTCttgagaaaggaaaagaatctGAGCCTGCACTGCCAACAGCAACAGACCTGATTAATGTGTACAGCATTAGGAAGATTGGTCCAGACACTAAAGTGTTTGGTATTATTGGCAAGCCGGTTGGCCACAGTAAAAGCCCAATCTTGCATAATGAAGCTTTCAGATCTGTGGGTCTCAATGCCGTGTATGTGCCATTTTTGGTGGACGACCTAGCTAGCTTTCTTAGCACATACTCTTCACCAGATTTTGCTGGCTTCAG TTGCACAATTCCCCATAAGGAAGCTGCTGTTAGGTGCTGTGATGAAGTTGATCCTATTGCCAAG GACATTGGAGCTGTCAATACAATAATCAGAAAACCTAATGGAAAACTTGTAGGCTACAATACTGATTATGTTGGTGCAATTTCTGCTATCGAGGATGGAATAAGAG CTTCGCAACCAACCGATGCTACCACTTCACCATTGACTGGGAggctttttgttgttgttggagCTGGTGGTGCAGGGAAAGCACTAGCTTATGGTGCAAAAGAGAAGGGAGCACGAGTTGTAATAGCAAACCGTACTTTTG cacGAGCTCAAGAACTTGGCAACTTAATTGGTGCACCTGCACTGTCTTTGACGGAGTTAGAAAATTACCATCCCGAAGAAGGGATGATTCTTGCAAACACGACTGCAATTGGAATGCACCCAAATGTCAATGAAACTCCTTTATCCAAG GAAGCACTTAAATCTTATGCTGTTGTCTTTGACGCGGTCTATACACCAAAAGAGACCAGACTTCTCCGAGAGGCTGCAGAGTGTGGAGCCACAGTAGTTAGCGGTTTGGAGATGTTCATAAGGCAGGCAATGGGCCAATTTGAGCATTTTACAGGCATGCCAG tGGACGCTAGTAAATTCCGAGCATTGGCAAATTCCTTGGTCAACCCTGATGCAACAAAGGGAGCTGGGATCACAACACATAAGACTCGTTGGTGTATCTGTCTCTGA
- the LOC121055959 gene encoding bifunctional 3-dehydroquinate dehydratase/shikimate dehydrogenase, chloroplastic-like isoform X2: MKGGLVSSGRRTQPTSDADVTSHGSFDRIKPPPNPTIKAPPLPPLLPSTVAPAPAPATAAAAMVPPSAAARPRTLLCVPATARAPREMAAEVAAAAALGADVAELRLDRLSGFAPRRDLPLLLAQPRPLPALVTYRPKWEGGEYEGDEEPRLEALLLAMEMGAEYVDVELKVADKFMKLISGKKPETCKIIVSSHNFENTPSAGELRNLVSQIQATGADIVKIATTATEIVDVAKMFQVLAHFHEKKVPIIGLVMNDRGFISRVLCPKFGGYLTCGSLEKGKESEPALPTATDLINVYSIRKIGPDTKVFGIIGKPVGHSKSPILHNEAFRSVGLNAVYVPFLVDDLASFLSTYSSPDFAGFSCTIPHKEAAVRCCDEVDPIAKDIGAVNTIIRKPNGKLVGYNTDYVGAISAIEDGIRASQPTDATTSPLTGRLFVVVGAGGAGKALAYGAKEKGARVVIANRTFARAQELGNLIGAPALSLTELENYHPEEGMILANTTAIGMHPNVNETPLSKEALKSYAVVFDAVYTPKETRLLREAAECGATVVSGLEMFIRQAMGQFEHFTGMPGTLLKSLYVPKAAKHVE, encoded by the exons ATGAAAGGTGGGTTGGTTAGTAGCGGGAGGAGAACTCAGCCTACGTCGGATGCTGACGTCACTTCCCACGGGAGTTTCGACAGAATCAAACCACCCCCGAATCCGACTATAAAAGCGCCCCCACTCCCGCCGCTTTTACCAAGTACGGTTGCTCctgctccggctccggcgaccgcggcggcggcgatggtgccTCCatctgcggcggcgcggcccaGGACGCTTCTCTGCGTgcccgcgacggcgcgggcgccgcgggagatggcggcggaggtggcggccgccgcggcgctcggCGCCGACGTGGCGGAGCTCCGGCTCGACCGCCTCTCCGGCTTCGCGCCCCGCCGGGACctgcccctcctcctcgcccagCCGCGCCCGCTCCCCGCCCTCGTCACCTACAG GCCGAAGTGGGAAGGAGGTGAGTATGAAGGCGATGAAGAACCGCGATTGGAGGCGCTTCTACTGGCAATGGAAATGGGGGCTGAGTATGTCGATGTTGAGCTTAAG GTTGCTGACAAATTTATGAAACTCATTTCTGGAAAGAAACCTGAAACCTGCAAGATCATCGTTTCATCCCATAACTTTGAGAACACTCCTTCAGCAGGGGAGCTTAGAAATTTGGTGTCTCAGATACAAGCAACAGGAGCTGACATAGTGAAAATTGCAACCACTGCCACCGAAATTGTTGATGTGGCAAAAATGTTTCAAGTACTTGCACATTTCCAT GAAAAGAAGGTGCCAATCATTGGACTGGTGATGAATGATAGAGGATTTATCTCTCGGGTGCTTTGCCCAAAATTTGGCGGATACCTTACCTGTGGCTCTCttgagaaaggaaaagaatctGAGCCTGCACTGCCAACAGCAACAGACCTGATTAATGTGTACAGCATTAGGAAGATTGGTCCAGACACTAAAGTGTTTGGTATTATTGGCAAGCCGGTTGGCCACAGTAAAAGCCCAATCTTGCATAATGAAGCTTTCAGATCTGTGGGTCTCAATGCCGTGTATGTGCCATTTTTGGTGGACGACCTAGCTAGCTTTCTTAGCACATACTCTTCACCAGATTTTGCTGGCTTCAG TTGCACAATTCCCCATAAGGAAGCTGCTGTTAGGTGCTGTGATGAAGTTGATCCTATTGCCAAG GACATTGGAGCTGTCAATACAATAATCAGAAAACCTAATGGAAAACTTGTAGGCTACAATACTGATTATGTTGGTGCAATTTCTGCTATCGAGGATGGAATAAGAG CTTCGCAACCAACCGATGCTACCACTTCACCATTGACTGGGAggctttttgttgttgttggagCTGGTGGTGCAGGGAAAGCACTAGCTTATGGTGCAAAAGAGAAGGGAGCACGAGTTGTAATAGCAAACCGTACTTTTG cacGAGCTCAAGAACTTGGCAACTTAATTGGTGCACCTGCACTGTCTTTGACGGAGTTAGAAAATTACCATCCCGAAGAAGGGATGATTCTTGCAAACACGACTGCAATTGGAATGCACCCAAATGTCAATGAAACTCCTTTATCCAAG GAAGCACTTAAATCTTATGCTGTTGTCTTTGACGCGGTCTATACACCAAAAGAGACCAGACTTCTCCGAGAGGCTGCAGAGTGTGGAGCCACAGTAGTTAGCGGTTTGGAGATGTTCATAAGGCAGGCAATGGGCCAATTTGAGCATTTTACAGGCATGCCAG gaACATTGTTAAAGAGCTTATATGTCCCGAAGGCTGCAAAACATGTTGAATGA
- the LOC121055959 gene encoding bifunctional 3-dehydroquinate dehydratase/shikimate dehydrogenase, chloroplastic-like isoform X3: MKGGLVSSGRRTQPTSDADVTSHGSFDRIKPPPNPTIKAPPLPPLLPSTVAPAPAPATAAAAMVPPSAAARPRTLLCVPATARAPREMAAEVAAAAALGADVAELRLDRLSGFAPRRDLPLLLAQPRPLPALVTYRPKWEGGEYEGDEEPRLEALLLAMEMGAEYVDVELKVADKFMKLISGKKPETCKIIVSSHNFENTPSAGELRNLVSQIQATGADIVKIATTATEIVDVAKMFQVLAHFHEKKVPIIGLVMNDRGFISRVLCPKFGGYLTCGSLEKGKESEPALPTATDLINVYSIRKIGPDTKVFGIIGKPVGHSKSPILHNEAFRSVGLNAVYVPFLVDDLASFLSTYSSPDFAGFSCTIPHKEAAVRCCDEVDPIAKDIGAVNTIIRKPNGKLVGYNTDYVGAISAIEDGIRASQPTDATTSPLTGRLFVVVGAGGAGKALAYGAKEKGARVVIANRTFARAQELGNLIGAPALSLTELENYHPEEGMILANTTAIGMHPNVNETPLSKEALKSYAVVFDAVYTPKETRLLREAAECGATVVSGLEMFIRQAMGQFEHFTGMPELICPEGCKTC, translated from the exons ATGAAAGGTGGGTTGGTTAGTAGCGGGAGGAGAACTCAGCCTACGTCGGATGCTGACGTCACTTCCCACGGGAGTTTCGACAGAATCAAACCACCCCCGAATCCGACTATAAAAGCGCCCCCACTCCCGCCGCTTTTACCAAGTACGGTTGCTCctgctccggctccggcgaccgcggcggcggcgatggtgccTCCatctgcggcggcgcggcccaGGACGCTTCTCTGCGTgcccgcgacggcgcgggcgccgcgggagatggcggcggaggtggcggccgccgcggcgctcggCGCCGACGTGGCGGAGCTCCGGCTCGACCGCCTCTCCGGCTTCGCGCCCCGCCGGGACctgcccctcctcctcgcccagCCGCGCCCGCTCCCCGCCCTCGTCACCTACAG GCCGAAGTGGGAAGGAGGTGAGTATGAAGGCGATGAAGAACCGCGATTGGAGGCGCTTCTACTGGCAATGGAAATGGGGGCTGAGTATGTCGATGTTGAGCTTAAG GTTGCTGACAAATTTATGAAACTCATTTCTGGAAAGAAACCTGAAACCTGCAAGATCATCGTTTCATCCCATAACTTTGAGAACACTCCTTCAGCAGGGGAGCTTAGAAATTTGGTGTCTCAGATACAAGCAACAGGAGCTGACATAGTGAAAATTGCAACCACTGCCACCGAAATTGTTGATGTGGCAAAAATGTTTCAAGTACTTGCACATTTCCAT GAAAAGAAGGTGCCAATCATTGGACTGGTGATGAATGATAGAGGATTTATCTCTCGGGTGCTTTGCCCAAAATTTGGCGGATACCTTACCTGTGGCTCTCttgagaaaggaaaagaatctGAGCCTGCACTGCCAACAGCAACAGACCTGATTAATGTGTACAGCATTAGGAAGATTGGTCCAGACACTAAAGTGTTTGGTATTATTGGCAAGCCGGTTGGCCACAGTAAAAGCCCAATCTTGCATAATGAAGCTTTCAGATCTGTGGGTCTCAATGCCGTGTATGTGCCATTTTTGGTGGACGACCTAGCTAGCTTTCTTAGCACATACTCTTCACCAGATTTTGCTGGCTTCAG TTGCACAATTCCCCATAAGGAAGCTGCTGTTAGGTGCTGTGATGAAGTTGATCCTATTGCCAAG GACATTGGAGCTGTCAATACAATAATCAGAAAACCTAATGGAAAACTTGTAGGCTACAATACTGATTATGTTGGTGCAATTTCTGCTATCGAGGATGGAATAAGAG CTTCGCAACCAACCGATGCTACCACTTCACCATTGACTGGGAggctttttgttgttgttggagCTGGTGGTGCAGGGAAAGCACTAGCTTATGGTGCAAAAGAGAAGGGAGCACGAGTTGTAATAGCAAACCGTACTTTTG cacGAGCTCAAGAACTTGGCAACTTAATTGGTGCACCTGCACTGTCTTTGACGGAGTTAGAAAATTACCATCCCGAAGAAGGGATGATTCTTGCAAACACGACTGCAATTGGAATGCACCCAAATGTCAATGAAACTCCTTTATCCAAG GAAGCACTTAAATCTTATGCTGTTGTCTTTGACGCGGTCTATACACCAAAAGAGACCAGACTTCTCCGAGAGGCTGCAGAGTGTGGAGCCACAGTAGTTAGCGGTTTGGAGATGTTCATAAGGCAGGCAATGGGCCAATTTGAGCATTTTACAGGCATGCCAG AGCTTATATGTCCCGAAGGCTGCAAAACATGTTGA
- the LOC102718980 gene encoding uncharacterized protein LOC102718980: MSSSSTSLASPLLALAHGRPSPTSKAQPFLAARRSAARSSPSASARASSPWRALPAPRASGGEQDGRVQELRVPSSWLTPAGAEQESEWLRETLHKWLDDEYCPEPANVDISNTAARSYYESLTAKESDLGEILLKMVGDLQKLSYQESFHGAFSAANAAVRLISQRMESSSPDD, from the exons atgtcatcttCTTCCACCTCCCTCGCTTCCCCTCTCCTCGCCCTCGCTCATGGCCGCCCCTCTCCCACCTCAAAGGCACAACCTTTCCTCGCTGCCCGGCGCAGCGCCGCCAGGTCCtcgccctccgcctccgctcgAGCCTCCTCTCCGTGGCGGGCCCTCCCGGCGCCTCGCGCGAGCGGCGGGGAGCAGGACGGCCGCGTGCAGGAGCTGAGGGTGCCCAGTTCTTGGCTCACGCCTGCAGGTGCAGAGCAG GAATCCGAATGGCTGAGGGAAACACTGCACAAGTGGCTCGACGACGAGTACTGCCCCGAGCCGGCCAACGTGGACATCAGCAACACCGCTGCGCGGTCATACTACGAGTCCCTCACAGCAAAAGAGTCTGACCTGGGAGAGATCCTACTGAAGATGGTCGGAGATCTGCAGAAGCTGTCGTACCAGGAGAGCTTCCATGGGGCGTTCTCGGCTGCCAATGCCGCGGTGCGTTTGATATCACAGAGGATGGAGTCGTCGTCACCGGATGACTGA
- the LOC102719261 gene encoding acyl carrier protein 1, chloroplastic-like: MAHSLAAAAAAAFSPPAARRRLPGQATNEISSRSSVSFNSQRMNFMSIRSRPSQLRFKICCSAKKETVDKVCNIVKRQLVLPDGTAVTGESKFSELGADSLDTVEIVMGLEEEFNITVDETSAQDIATVQDAANLIEKLVLEKAA; this comes from the exons ATGGCGcactccctcgccgccgccgccgccgccgccttctcgccgcccgccgcccgccggcggcTGCCCGGCCAG GCAACTAATGAAATTTCGAGCCGGAGTTCAGTTTCCTTCAACAGCCAGAGGATGAATTTTATGTCCATTCGCTCAAGGCCAAGTCAGCTTCGTTTTAAGATTTGCTGCTCG GCTAAAAAAGAGACAGTTGACAAGGTTTGTAACATAGTTAAGAGGCAACTGGTACTCCCTGATGGGACTGCTGTCACTGGTGAATCAAAATTCTCTGAACTCGGCGCTGATTCATTGGATACG GTTGAGATTGTGATGGGCCTAGAGGAGGAATTCAACATCACCGTTGACGAAACAAGCGCGCAGGACATTGCAACCGTGCAGGACGCAGCAAACCTGATTGAGAAGCTTGTACTGGAGAAGGCTGCATAA